From Elusimicrobiota bacterium, one genomic window encodes:
- a CDS encoding PTS sugar transporter subunit IIB yields MGITLIRIDDRLIHGQVVEGWLRYTHSNHVWVINDNAAGDELQQALLSLATPSYVKLSILSIQQALEKFKKKEHEADSVLVLFSNLPDLEKVVDANIKIEILNIGGMHVCAGKKLYFNHLGLDTQDIRILNKLFSMGVQIDSRAVPMDAKENIKELLKDE; encoded by the coding sequence ATGGGGATAACATTAATAAGAATTGATGATAGGTTGATACACGGCCAGGTTGTGGAAGGATGGCTGAGGTATACGCACTCAAACCATGTATGGGTAATAAATGATAATGCAGCGGGTGACGAACTTCAACAGGCATTGTTGTCACTGGCAACACCGTCGTATGTCAAACTTTCTATTCTCAGTATACAACAAGCACTGGAGAAGTTTAAGAAAAAAGAACACGAAGCTGACAGCGTACTTGTATTATTCTCAAACCTGCCCGATTTGGAAAAGGTGGTTGATGCAAATATAAAAATTGAAATTCTTAATATTGGCGGTATGCATGTGTGTGCCGGTAAAAAATTGTATTTTAATCATCTTGGCCTGGATACACAGGATATCAGGATCTTGAATAAACTATTTTCCATGGGTGTGCAGATTGACTCCCGAGCGGTGCCTATGGATGCAAAAGAAAATATAAAGGAATTATTGAAAGATGAGTAA
- a CDS encoding alpha-amylase/4-alpha-glucanotransferase domain-containing protein: MSKNKAVFLFGIHNHQPVGNFGFVLEYAYEKSYLPFLQIMERFPDVKFALHCSGCLWDWILTHKPEYIERIRKLVDRGQVEMISGGYYEPILPVIPDRDKAAQLKKFNIFIQNTFGVKPKGMWLAERIWEPHLVKFIADAGLEYTFLDDYHFICAGLNYPVLDGYYVTEDQGYKLNVFPISQKLRYIVPFSGTPQKVVDYIRDNADESGKKAFILADDGEKFGVWPETYKHVYTDGWLEKFAVSLTENKSWLPTINYSEYLSKYPPLGRVYIPTGSYFEMSEWSLPSDVQLQFKEVMTQLDEKKEENIVLKRFVKGGIWRNFMTKYSESNNMNKHALLLSNKLWKYQEQHPDKTGDIEFIKAQDALLSSQCNCSYWHGVFGGLYLPHLRSAVYRDMIMAENIVDYMNGTLNSSYAESIDYNMDGMNETIISSEKIKLFIVPHVGGTLAEIDYRPKNVNLTNVLTRRKEAYHKKLVEYIENRSKNSIHGQVQTIHDLVKVKEDGLEDYLFYDWYPRVSLIDHFLHPESTIQDFRKSKYGEQGDFVNQPYKLNIMKNDVTEVKCELFRKGYVWVGPEHIELEVRKVITQKSGDAGFEVKYELTPRVVKPVRMCFSTEFNFGDFVRDGKDEAKVTNSVISWDKVDTVNNLAIEFIFDEKADIWQVPLETVSLSEGGFERVKQGVTIMPIWKIEILPGMSWTLKIVVKIKEL, encoded by the coding sequence ATGAGTAAAAATAAAGCGGTATTTCTTTTTGGTATACATAATCACCAGCCGGTAGGGAATTTCGGTTTTGTTCTTGAATACGCTTACGAAAAGTCGTATCTTCCGTTTCTGCAGATAATGGAACGTTTTCCTGATGTAAAATTCGCGTTACATTGCAGCGGGTGTCTGTGGGACTGGATACTTACTCACAAGCCGGAGTATATTGAACGTATACGCAAACTCGTGGATCGCGGGCAGGTGGAAATGATCAGCGGCGGGTATTACGAACCAATTCTACCCGTAATACCTGATAGAGATAAAGCCGCGCAGTTGAAGAAGTTTAATATTTTTATCCAAAATACATTTGGGGTAAAACCTAAGGGTATGTGGCTTGCAGAACGTATTTGGGAGCCGCATTTAGTAAAATTTATTGCGGATGCAGGCTTGGAGTACACGTTCCTTGATGATTACCATTTTATCTGCGCTGGATTAAACTATCCTGTGCTCGATGGTTATTATGTAACTGAGGACCAGGGGTATAAGCTTAATGTATTTCCTATAAGCCAGAAGTTGAGATATATCGTTCCTTTCAGCGGTACACCGCAGAAAGTTGTGGATTATATTCGCGACAATGCGGATGAATCCGGGAAAAAAGCGTTTATCCTTGCGGATGACGGCGAAAAGTTTGGGGTATGGCCCGAAACGTATAAACACGTATATACCGATGGATGGCTTGAAAAATTTGCGGTATCATTAACCGAGAATAAAAGCTGGTTGCCTACAATAAATTATTCTGAGTACCTTTCAAAATACCCGCCATTAGGAAGGGTATACATACCGACAGGCAGTTATTTTGAGATGTCAGAATGGTCATTACCGTCTGATGTACAGCTGCAATTTAAAGAGGTAATGACACAGTTGGATGAGAAAAAAGAAGAAAATATTGTACTGAAGCGTTTTGTTAAAGGTGGAATCTGGCGTAATTTTATGACCAAATATTCGGAATCGAATAATATGAACAAACACGCGTTGCTGTTAAGTAATAAGTTGTGGAAGTATCAAGAACAGCATCCGGATAAAACTGGAGATATTGAGTTCATTAAAGCTCAGGATGCATTGCTTTCATCGCAATGTAATTGCAGTTACTGGCATGGCGTGTTTGGCGGGTTGTACCTCCCGCATTTGCGCAGTGCTGTTTACAGGGATATGATTATGGCAGAAAATATTGTTGATTATATGAACGGCACATTGAATTCCTCATATGCAGAGAGTATTGACTATAATATGGATGGAATGAATGAGACAATAATTTCGTCAGAAAAAATTAAACTTTTCATCGTGCCGCATGTAGGGGGTACGCTTGCTGAGATAGACTACCGCCCAAAAAATGTTAATCTCACAAATGTGCTTACTAGAAGGAAAGAAGCCTATCATAAGAAGTTGGTTGAATACATAGAGAACCGTTCAAAAAATAGCATACACGGACAAGTACAAACGATACATGATCTTGTTAAGGTAAAGGAAGATGGGTTAGAGGATTATCTGTTTTACGACTGGTATCCCAGGGTATCTTTGATTGACCATTTCTTGCATCCTGAATCTACAATCCAGGATTTCAGAAAGTCTAAATACGGAGAACAAGGCGATTTTGTTAACCAGCCATACAAGTTAAACATCATGAAGAATGATGTTACTGAAGTTAAGTGCGAGCTTTTCCGTAAAGGGTATGTGTGGGTTGGCCCGGAACATATTGAGTTGGAAGTAAGAAAAGTTATTACTCAGAAGTCAGGGGATGCAGGGTTTGAAGTTAAGTATGAACTTACCCCGAGAGTTGTAAAGCCTGTGAGAATGTGTTTTTCTACCGAATTTAATTTTGGGGATTTTGTTAGGGACGGGAAGGATGAGGCTAAGGTAACTAACTCTGTCATCAGCTGGGATAAAGTTGATACCGTGAATAACTTGGCTATTGAATTTATTTTTGATGAGAAAGCGGATATCTGGCAGGTTCCGCTTGAGACAGTATCGTTGTCTGAAGGCGGGTTTGAACGCGTAAAACAGGGTGTTACCATAATGCCTATCTGGAAGATAGAAATATTGCCTGGTATGAGCTGGACATTAAAAATTGTTGTTAAGATTAAGGAATTGTAA
- a CDS encoding PTS sugar transporter subunit IIA: MKILDFLCSDAIAINLESETKKDAIKELVDYLVKAKKIKNEEKAIQALLEREKLGTTGIGQGVAIPHCKSDNVSDIVAAFGISKKGVEFDSLDGEPVYIISLLIAPTEAAGAHLKALAKISRLLKDKFFRQALRDAESVDAVIKIIREEDNY, from the coding sequence ATGAAGATTTTGGATTTTCTTTGTTCAGACGCTATTGCGATTAATCTTGAGAGCGAAACAAAGAAAGATGCTATCAAAGAATTAGTTGACTATCTGGTAAAAGCAAAAAAAATTAAAAATGAAGAAAAAGCGATCCAGGCGTTGTTGGAACGCGAAAAACTTGGGACTACAGGAATCGGGCAGGGTGTGGCAATCCCGCATTGTAAGTCGGATAACGTAAGCGATATCGTGGCGGCGTTTGGTATCTCAAAAAAAGGCGTAGAATTTGATTCTCTTGATGGAGAACCGGTGTATATAATTTCATTGTTAATAGCTCCGACTGAAGCTGCGGGGGCGCATTTAAAGGCATTAGCTAAAATATCGCGTCTTCTTAAGGATAAATTTTTCCGTCAGGCATTGCGTGACGCGGAATCTGTTGATGCGGTAATCAAGATTATCCGGGAAGAGGATAATTACTGA
- a CDS encoding gluconeogenesis factor YvcK family protein: MSINSKLKQRVFNLVVIGGGTGLSTLLSGLKLLPFRLTAIVTVTDNGGSSGWLRKEFKVLPPGDIRNCMISLADDTMLLSKLFRYRFKSGRGLKGHSFGNLFLMAMTDIAGTFDAAVTESSRVLAIRGTVLPVTLANVNIGALLSNGKTICGETNITSRGTIEKVFLYPMRTPPAAPRVIDAIRNADAVVLGPGSLFTSIIPNLLVKNVAETLRKSKAPKIYVCNIMTQNLETSGFTLSDHLDALYKHGGYKIINYVLANTGEIPAVLAKRYAHENSYPVVYDKERVDTRLCKILTGNFVSTQIFARHDSVKLAKVIHKIIKKWYNK, from the coding sequence ATGAGTATTAACAGCAAGTTGAAACAAAGAGTGTTCAACCTGGTAGTTATTGGCGGCGGGACAGGGTTGTCAACATTACTATCAGGGTTAAAACTTTTACCGTTTAGATTAACTGCGATAGTTACAGTTACTGACAACGGTGGTAGTTCCGGGTGGTTACGTAAAGAATTTAAAGTTCTTCCTCCTGGTGATATCCGTAACTGCATGATTTCACTGGCTGATGATACAATGCTGCTCTCAAAACTTTTTAGGTATAGGTTTAAATCAGGCCGCGGGCTTAAAGGACATTCGTTTGGCAACCTTTTTCTCATGGCAATGACTGATATCGCAGGAACGTTTGATGCAGCAGTTACGGAATCCAGCAGAGTATTGGCAATACGAGGTACTGTTCTGCCGGTTACTTTGGCGAATGTAAATATCGGTGCGTTGCTTAGTAACGGTAAAACAATCTGTGGTGAAACCAATATTACATCCCGCGGGACTATCGAGAAAGTGTTTTTGTATCCGATGCGCACACCACCGGCAGCGCCGCGGGTTATTGACGCGATCAGGAACGCGGATGCCGTGGTGCTCGGGCCGGGAAGTTTGTTTACCAGTATAATACCAAACCTTCTTGTGAAAAATGTTGCAGAAACGTTGAGGAAGTCAAAAGCGCCTAAGATTTATGTGTGCAATATTATGACACAAAACCTTGAAACTTCAGGGTTTACCCTAAGTGATCATCTGGATGCATTGTATAAACACGGGGGATATAAGATTATTAATTACGTGCTTGCTAACACAGGTGAAATACCTGCGGTACTCGCAAAACGGTATGCGCATGAGAATTCATATCCTGTGGTTTACGATAAAGAGCGTGTGGATACCAGATTATGTAAAATACTTACCGGTAATTTTGTTTCTACCCAAATATTTGCACGTCATGATTCAGTAAAACTTGCGAAAGTTATACATAAAATAATTAAGAAATGGTATAATAAATAG
- a CDS encoding PTS sugar transporter subunit IIA: MLTGIVVITHGNFGNELVKTALNIVGQKEFVATLSVNRECPADKVCVDLDNVIAQWAGVNAVLILVDMMGGTPCNLCMPLLKKSCATSTEIEVVTGVNLMMLVSALNNRETMEFKQLVEKVVNDGKKNVQAMKQLLLAKLKNQQG, encoded by the coding sequence GTGTTAACTGGTATTGTAGTTATAACACATGGCAATTTTGGGAATGAACTTGTTAAAACGGCACTTAATATTGTCGGGCAAAAAGAGTTTGTGGCAACACTCTCTGTTAACCGTGAATGCCCGGCTGATAAAGTATGTGTGGATCTTGATAATGTAATCGCGCAATGGGCAGGGGTTAATGCGGTGCTTATATTAGTAGATATGATGGGTGGGACACCGTGTAATCTGTGTATGCCTTTACTGAAGAAGTCGTGCGCAACTTCAACGGAAATTGAAGTTGTAACAGGTGTAAACCTTATGATGCTGGTAAGTGCATTGAATAACCGTGAAACAATGGAATTTAAGCAGTTAGTAGAAAAAGTTGTTAATGACGGCAAAAAAAATGTTCAGGCTATGAAACAGTTGCTATTGGCAAAACTTAAGAATCAGCAAGGTTAA
- the hprK gene encoding HPr(Ser) kinase/phosphatase — protein sequence MTAALTVDQLVKDKAFEFQLEFVAGQGGRNSVVTVAEINRPGITLTGFFDDFRNERIQIIGKGEHSYLMSLPAKKRSTILTKYFEFNIPCIIITRGLAVIPEMIKLSEKANVPLLTTSLRTTQFIAKLNDYLQEKLAKMTIVHGVLVDVYGLGVLISGESGIGKSECTLELLKRGHLLVADDVIELRQNPGGGLVGAGQEIIRHHMEVRGLGIIDIRMLFGIGAVLDRTQVELVVNLADWNESLEIDRIGLEEHYHSYLDVNIPEITIPIRPGRNIAVLIEVAAMNQRLKNRGHHAARELNRRLIKLMTQNKSEDKKPNEY from the coding sequence ATGACAGCAGCGCTAACTGTTGACCAGCTGGTAAAGGATAAGGCTTTTGAATTTCAGCTGGAATTTGTTGCAGGACAGGGTGGGAGAAATAGTGTAGTTACCGTAGCAGAAATAAACCGCCCAGGTATAACCCTAACCGGTTTTTTTGACGATTTCCGTAATGAACGCATACAAATCATTGGTAAAGGCGAACATTCATACCTTATGTCTTTACCCGCGAAGAAAAGAAGTACTATACTCACAAAGTATTTTGAATTTAATATTCCATGCATTATTATAACCCGTGGACTCGCGGTAATCCCCGAAATGATTAAATTATCGGAAAAGGCAAACGTGCCGTTGTTGACGACTTCATTGCGTACAACTCAGTTCATTGCAAAGCTAAACGATTATCTTCAGGAAAAACTTGCTAAAATGACAATCGTGCATGGCGTTCTTGTTGATGTATACGGCCTTGGAGTGTTGATCTCAGGGGAAAGCGGTATCGGTAAGAGCGAGTGTACACTGGAACTACTCAAACGCGGGCATTTATTAGTAGCGGATGATGTTATTGAATTACGTCAGAATCCCGGGGGAGGGTTGGTCGGTGCCGGACAGGAAATTATCAGGCATCATATGGAAGTACGCGGATTGGGAATTATTGATATACGTATGCTGTTCGGTATAGGCGCTGTGCTTGACCGTACGCAAGTAGAACTTGTGGTGAACTTAGCGGATTGGAATGAATCCCTGGAGATTGACAGAATCGGATTAGAAGAACATTATCATTCATATCTTGATGTTAACATACCGGAAATAACAATACCTATACGTCCTGGGAGAAACATTGCTGTACTCATAGAAGTCGCAGCGATGAATCAGAGGTTGAAAAACCGCGGGCATCACGCTGCACGTGAACTTAACCGCCGATTGATTAAGTTGATGACACAGAATAAGTCCGAAGATAAAAAGCCTAATGAGTATTAA
- a CDS encoding PTS sugar transporter subunit IIC has product MFVEALGITAIAAFLHLDGSYFGQLMIGRPIVVGTLVGILMGDIVIGAKLGLAIELIWINVIPIGTTFLPDVTGIAFFSVFWILSNGKLDTGNCLYALALALPFGILSQQIDYWVRKQNSRYVQRVEQHVNNGEFSYIGVLITHHLFWLYIIRLITYLGIIFAGKYLLTLIHSLLPITCSVNYDTVFQLFILLGLAVTFNMFIEGRAGFIDKLLGRTN; this is encoded by the coding sequence ATGTTTGTTGAAGCATTAGGTATTACCGCAATAGCAGCGTTCTTACACCTTGACGGGTCATATTTCGGGCAGTTGATGATTGGCCGGCCGATAGTGGTAGGGACTTTGGTTGGTATTTTAATGGGTGATATCGTAATCGGCGCAAAGCTTGGGTTGGCGATAGAACTTATCTGGATAAACGTTATACCGATTGGAACAACGTTTTTGCCGGATGTAACAGGTATTGCGTTTTTTTCTGTTTTCTGGATACTATCAAACGGCAAATTGGATACGGGTAATTGTTTGTATGCCTTAGCACTGGCATTGCCGTTCGGTATATTGTCTCAACAGATAGATTATTGGGTACGCAAGCAAAATAGCAGGTACGTACAACGGGTTGAACAACATGTAAACAACGGTGAGTTTAGCTATATTGGTGTATTGATTACGCATCATCTTTTCTGGTTGTATATTATAAGATTAATAACCTATCTAGGGATCATATTTGCAGGAAAGTACCTGTTAACATTAATACATTCTTTGTTACCTATAACGTGCAGTGTGAATTATGATACGGTATTTCAATTGTTTATACTTTTAGGCTTAGCAGTAACATTTAATATGTTTATAGAAGGACGGGCTGGATTTATAGACAAGTTGTTAGGAAGAACTAATTAA